The Streptomyces sp. NBC_00454 DNA segment TCATCGTCGAGACCGAGAACTTCACGGTGGACCTCGCGGCGAAGAAGGCGGTGCGCGAGGGGCGCGACGTGCGCCTGACGCCCACCGAGTGGCACCTGCTGGAGGTCCTGGTCCGCAACGGCGGCAAGCTGGTCAGCCAGAAGCAGCTGCTCCAGGAGGTCTGGGGGCCCTCGTACGGGACCGAGACCAACTACCTGCGGGTCTACATGGCGCAGCTGCGGCGCAAGCTGGAGGCGGACCCCTCGCACCCGATCCACTTCATCACCGAACCGGGCATGGGATACCGCTTCGAGAGGTAGTGGCCGCGCCGGTACGCTTCCTGTATGAGTGCTGAACCGCGTCCCGAGAAGCCCGCCAAGCCGGCGAAACCCGCCAGGCCGGCGGGCCGGTTCCGCCGGATGATAGAGCGGCTGTCCACCTCGCAGGAGGAGCTGCATTCGGCGGAGCTGCAGGAGGACGCAGAAGCCGCGGGGTGCACGCGGATCTGCGACTGCCACGACCGCCAGATAGTCAAGGTGACCGGGACCCTGCGGACCGTCACCCTGCGGCCGCGCGCGGGCGTCCCCGCGCTGGAGGCCGAGCTCTTCGACGGCTCGGCCGCGCTGGACGTCGTATGGCTCGGGCGTCGCTCGATCGTGGGAATCGAACCCGGCCGTCGCATGATCGCCTCCGGGCGGATCTCGATGAGCCACGGCCGTCGGGTGCTCTTCAACCCGAAGTACGAACTCCGACCTCTCGGACAGGAGCACTGACGGTGACGTCACTCGACAAACCGGCCACCCCCCAGGTGGATCCGTCCGCGGATCCGTCCGCCGACCAGAAGGCCGTGACCCAGGCGGCGCTCTTCGATGCCTTCGGCGGGATCCGGGGCACCGTGGAGACCATGCTCCCCGGGCTGCTCTTCGTCATGATCTACACGATCAACAAGGACGTGAAGAGCTCCGCCATCGCGGCGGGCGCGGTCGCGGTCCTGCTGGTGATCGTGCGGCTGCTGCGCAAGGACACGGTGAAGCACGCCTTCAGCGGGGTCTTCGGCGTGGGCGTGGGCGTGGCCTTCGCCCTGTTCACGGGCAGCGCGAAGGGCTTCTACCTGCCCGGCATGATCTACGGCGCCGGACTGGGCGTGGCCTTCACGCTCTCCGCGCTGGTGGGCTTCCCGCTGCTGGGGGTGATCCTGGGGCCGGTCTTCAAGGAGAACCTCTCCTGGCGCACCCGCAACCCCGGTCGCAAGAAGGCGTACACCAAGGCCAGCCTGGCCTGGGGGCTCATCTTCCTCGCCAAGTACGCGATCCTCTTCCCGCTGTACTGGTGGGGCGACGCGACGCAGCTGGGCTGGGTGCTGATCGCGCTGAAGCTGCCGCCGATGGTGCTGGCCGTGTACTTCACCTGGGTCTTCCTGGCGAAGGCGCCGCCGCCGATCGACGTGATCGCGGAGTGGGAGGCGGAGGAAGCGGCGGAGAAGGCCGCGAAGGCCGCGAAGGGTCAGGCCTGACCCGTACGCCGCTGCGTGCGCGTGCGGGGGCTGCGACCGGTGGGGCGGGCTGCGCCCGGGCTCCTGGGGCTCCGCCCCAGACCCCGCGCCTCAAACGCCGGCGGGGCTGGATTTTGGCCGGCGCCGGATTGGACCAGCGGGGGAAACGTGCGAAGGGGCGGCTGACCGTGATGGTCAGCCGCCCCTTCGGCCGTTCAGCGGGACCGCAGGTCAGTCGGCCGCCTGCAGGAGGTCCTCCAGCTGCTCCTCGCGGGCCTGGGCGGCCACGAAGAGGAGCTCGTCGCCCGGCTCGAGGGTTTCCTCGCCGTGCGGGGTCAGGACGCGGTTGCCGCGGATGATCGTGACCAGCGAGGTGTCCTCGGGCCAGGTGATCTCGCTGATCTGCTTGCCGGCGACCTGGGAGTCGGCGGGCAGGGTCAGCTCGACCAGGTTGGCGTCGCCGTGGCTGAAGCGCAGCAGCCGGACCAGGTCGCCGACGCTGACGGCTTCCTCGACCAGCGCCGACATCAGGCGCGGGGTGGAGACGGCGACGTCCACGCCCCAGGACTCGTTGAAGAGCCACTCGTTCTTCGGGTTGTTCACGCGGGCCACGACCCGGGGAACCCCGTACTCGGTCTTGGCCAGCAGCGAGACGACCAG contains these protein-coding regions:
- a CDS encoding DUF3159 domain-containing protein, which codes for MTSLDKPATPQVDPSADPSADQKAVTQAALFDAFGGIRGTVETMLPGLLFVMIYTINKDVKSSAIAAGAVAVLLVIVRLLRKDTVKHAFSGVFGVGVGVAFALFTGSAKGFYLPGMIYGAGLGVAFTLSALVGFPLLGVILGPVFKENLSWRTRNPGRKKAYTKASLAWGLIFLAKYAILFPLYWWGDATQLGWVLIALKLPPMVLAVYFTWVFLAKAPPPIDVIAEWEAEEAAEKAAKAAKGQA
- a CDS encoding TrkA family potassium uptake protein; amino-acid sequence: MRVAIAGAGAVGRSIAGELLENGHEVLLVDKAPTAISVERVPQAEWLLADACEITSLDEAALQRCNVVIAATGDDKVNLVVSLLAKTEYGVPRVVARVNNPKNEWLFNESWGVDVAVSTPRLMSALVEEAVSVGDLVRLLRFSHGDANLVELTLPADSQVAGKQISEITWPEDTSLVTIIRGNRVLTPHGEETLEPGDELLFVAAQAREEQLEDLLQAAD
- a CDS encoding OB-fold nucleic acid binding domain-containing protein → MSAEPRPEKPAKPAKPARPAGRFRRMIERLSTSQEELHSAELQEDAEAAGCTRICDCHDRQIVKVTGTLRTVTLRPRAGVPALEAELFDGSAALDVVWLGRRSIVGIEPGRRMIASGRISMSHGRRVLFNPKYELRPLGQEH